One genomic segment of Paraburkholderia phymatum STM815 includes these proteins:
- a CDS encoding CsbD family protein, translated as METTKTEGAVREAAGNVKETIGSIAGDVGMQLGGKADELRGKAQQVCADATDLARDAMSSNPLAVLAGAIGVGFVLGALWSANRRADM; from the coding sequence ATGGAAACGACGAAAACAGAAGGCGCGGTCCGCGAAGCGGCCGGCAACGTAAAGGAGACGATTGGCTCGATCGCGGGCGACGTCGGGATGCAGCTCGGGGGCAAGGCGGACGAACTGCGCGGCAAGGCGCAACAGGTCTGCGCCGACGCGACCGATCTGGCGCGCGACGCCATGTCGTCGAATCCGCTTGCCGTGCTGGCGGGCGCGATCGGGGTGGGCTTCGTGCTGGGCGCGTTATGGTCCGCGAACCGTCGTGCCGACATGTGA
- a CDS encoding phage holin family protein produces the protein MSIHLRATCWRNVGRFYASRIADYGELFSIELEQARAQLVREVIALIALAVAALFSLSFLSVAVIATALGTRYFVHVAWGVAGVWVVVCVASFAVVRAQRRPARSFDGLREELRNDLETAREALR, from the coding sequence ATGTCGATTCATCTACGGGCAACGTGCTGGCGCAATGTCGGTCGCTTCTACGCGAGCCGGATCGCGGACTATGGCGAACTCTTTTCCATCGAACTGGAGCAGGCCCGCGCGCAACTCGTGCGGGAAGTGATCGCATTGATTGCGCTGGCCGTCGCGGCGCTGTTTTCGCTGTCGTTCCTGTCGGTCGCCGTGATTGCGACGGCGCTCGGCACACGGTACTTCGTGCATGTCGCGTGGGGCGTCGCCGGCGTATGGGTCGTGGTGTGCGTGGCATCTTTCGCGGTCGTCCGTGCACAGCGACGGCCCGCGCGTTCATTCGACGGTTTGCGTGAAGAACTGCGCAACGATCTCGAAACGGCACGGGAGGCACTTCGATGA
- a CDS encoding hemerythrin domain-containing protein has translation MMNEQSGAARGSAESDADADAIALLKADHRTVEKLFEAFEKAAADDLEAKGTLARRACEELTVHTILEEELLYPVAHKALDKQDEIDVDEAYVEHFLVKTLIEKFDSLKPSDHGFDATFKVMSELVKHHVEEEESALFPELRESGVDLVALGKKLRARKDELMKKLDEAGSKLVGDRSLSFTRAA, from the coding sequence ATGATGAACGAGCAATCCGGCGCAGCGCGCGGCTCGGCAGAGTCCGATGCGGACGCAGACGCGATCGCGTTATTGAAGGCCGACCATCGCACGGTTGAAAAGCTTTTCGAAGCGTTCGAAAAAGCCGCCGCCGACGACCTGGAAGCGAAGGGCACGCTGGCGCGGCGGGCCTGCGAAGAACTGACCGTACACACTATCCTCGAAGAGGAACTGCTTTATCCCGTCGCGCACAAGGCGCTGGACAAGCAGGACGAAATCGACGTGGACGAGGCGTACGTCGAGCACTTTCTTGTGAAGACGCTGATCGAAAAGTTCGACTCGCTCAAGCCCAGCGATCATGGATTCGACGCGACATTCAAGGTGATGTCGGAACTCGTCAAGCACCACGTCGAGGAAGAGGAGTCGGCGCTCTTTCCGGAATTGCGCGAAAGCGGCGTCGACCTCGTCGCGCTCGGCAAGAAGCTGCGCGCCCGCAAGGACGAGCTCATGAAGAAGCTCGACGAGGCGGGCAGCAAGCTGGTCGGCGACAGGTCGCTGTCGTTCACACGCGCGGCCTGA
- a CDS encoding NAD-dependent succinate-semialdehyde dehydrogenase: MTTLQSKLKDPSLLQSKAYINGEWQPADNNETFGVLNPATGEHIADVPRMGAQETRRAIEAANAAWPAWKAKTGKQRAEILRKWNDLMLANADDLALILTTEQGKPIAEAKGEIGYAASFLEWFGEEAKRVYGDTVPTVANDKRIVVTKEPVGVCAAITPWNFPAAMITRKVGPALAAGCPIIVKPAEATPLSALALAVLAERAGVPAGVFSIVTGDPKPIGGEMTGNALVRKLSFTGSTGVGRLLMAQCAPTVKKVSLELGGNAPFIVFDDADLDAAVEGAIASKYRNSGQTCVCTNRFYVHDSVYDAFAGKLAAAVTRLKVGHGTEQGVQQGPLINEAAVLKVESHIEDALGKGARVVTGGKRHALGHGFFEPTVLADVTPDMKVARDETFGPLAPLFRFSSDEQVIEMANSTEYGLASYFYSRDIGRIWRVAEALEFGMVGINTGAISNEVAPFGGVKQSGLGREGSHYGIDEYVVIKYMCIGGI, translated from the coding sequence ATGACTACCCTGCAAAGCAAACTCAAAGACCCTTCGCTGCTGCAAAGCAAGGCCTACATCAACGGTGAGTGGCAACCAGCCGACAACAACGAAACCTTCGGGGTCCTCAACCCGGCAACCGGCGAGCACATCGCCGACGTCCCCCGTATGGGCGCACAGGAAACGCGCCGCGCAATCGAAGCGGCCAACGCGGCCTGGCCCGCCTGGAAGGCAAAAACCGGCAAGCAGCGCGCAGAAATCCTCCGCAAATGGAATGACCTGATGCTGGCGAACGCCGACGACCTGGCGTTGATCCTCACCACCGAACAAGGCAAACCGATCGCAGAAGCAAAAGGCGAAATCGGCTATGCGGCATCGTTCCTCGAATGGTTCGGCGAAGAAGCCAAACGCGTCTATGGCGATACGGTCCCCACCGTCGCCAACGACAAGCGCATCGTCGTGACCAAAGAACCCGTCGGCGTCTGCGCCGCCATCACGCCGTGGAATTTCCCCGCTGCGATGATTACCCGCAAGGTCGGCCCGGCACTCGCGGCAGGCTGCCCAATCATCGTCAAACCCGCTGAAGCGACGCCGCTGTCGGCACTCGCGCTCGCCGTGCTCGCCGAACGCGCAGGCGTGCCCGCCGGCGTCTTCAGCATCGTCACCGGCGATCCGAAACCGATAGGCGGCGAAATGACGGGTAACGCGCTGGTGCGCAAGCTCTCGTTCACGGGATCGACGGGCGTCGGACGTCTGCTGATGGCGCAGTGCGCGCCAACCGTCAAGAAGGTATCGCTGGAACTGGGCGGCAATGCGCCGTTCATCGTGTTCGATGACGCCGATCTCGATGCGGCCGTCGAAGGCGCCATCGCATCGAAATACCGCAATAGCGGGCAGACCTGCGTGTGCACGAACCGCTTCTATGTGCACGACAGCGTCTACGACGCCTTCGCCGGCAAGCTCGCGGCCGCCGTGACCAGGCTCAAGGTCGGTCACGGCACGGAGCAAGGCGTGCAGCAAGGCCCGCTGATCAACGAGGCGGCCGTACTCAAGGTCGAATCGCATATCGAAGATGCGCTCGGCAAAGGCGCGCGCGTCGTTACGGGCGGCAAACGTCATGCGCTCGGTCATGGCTTCTTCGAGCCGACCGTGCTCGCCGATGTCACGCCCGACATGAAGGTCGCACGCGACGAGACCTTCGGCCCGCTGGCGCCGCTATTCCGCTTCTCGTCCGACGAGCAGGTGATCGAGATGGCGAACAGCACCGAATACGGCCTCGCTTCGTATTTCTATAGCCGCGATATCGGCCGCATCTGGCGCGTTGCCGAAGCGCTCGAATTCGGCATGGTCGGGATCAACACGGGCGCCATCTCGAACGAAGTCGCACCGTTTGGCGGCGTCAAGCAGTCGGGACTGGGACGCGAAGGGTCGCACTACGGGATCGACGAATATGTCGTGATCAAGTACATGTGCATCGGCGGGATATAA
- a CDS encoding 4-aminobutyrate--2-oxoglutarate transaminase, with amino-acid sequence MKNAELKSRKDAATPRGVGVMCDFYAARAENAELWDVEGRRFIDFAAGIAVCNTGHRHPKIVEAVRAQLDHFTHTAYQIVPYASYVELAEKINERAPGDYPKKTAFFTTGAEAVENAIKIARAFTGRPGVIAFTGGFHGRTMMGMALTGKVAPYKLNFGPFPADVFHAPFPNPLHGVTTADSLKAIEFLFKADIDPKRVAAIIFEPVQGEGGFYPAPAEFVRALRKLCNEHGILLIADEVQTGFARTGKLFAMNHYDVVPDLMTMAKSLAGGMPLSGVVGRADVMDAAAPGGLGGTYAGNPLAVASAHAVLDIIDEERLCERAVVLGDRLKAKLTALQSEVPLIADVRGPGGMVAVEFCKPGTSEADADFTKRVQTRALERGLLLLVCGVYSNVVRFLFPLTIQDSVFDEAVSILEEVLKETVGVAA; translated from the coding sequence GTGAAGAATGCTGAACTGAAGAGCCGCAAGGACGCCGCCACGCCGCGCGGCGTAGGCGTGATGTGCGATTTCTACGCTGCGCGTGCGGAGAATGCGGAGCTGTGGGACGTCGAGGGCCGCCGCTTCATCGATTTCGCGGCCGGCATTGCCGTTTGCAACACGGGGCATCGTCATCCGAAGATCGTCGAGGCCGTGCGCGCCCAACTCGACCACTTCACGCACACCGCTTATCAGATCGTGCCGTATGCGTCGTATGTCGAGCTGGCGGAAAAGATCAACGAGCGCGCGCCGGGCGACTATCCGAAGAAGACTGCATTCTTTACGACGGGCGCCGAAGCCGTCGAAAACGCGATCAAGATCGCACGCGCCTTCACGGGCCGTCCGGGCGTGATCGCGTTCACGGGCGGCTTTCACGGCCGCACGATGATGGGCATGGCGCTGACGGGCAAGGTCGCGCCGTACAAGCTGAACTTCGGCCCGTTCCCGGCCGATGTATTCCACGCACCGTTCCCGAATCCGCTGCATGGCGTGACGACGGCGGACTCGTTGAAGGCGATCGAATTTCTGTTCAAGGCGGACATCGATCCGAAGCGCGTCGCGGCGATCATTTTCGAGCCGGTGCAAGGCGAAGGCGGTTTCTATCCGGCGCCTGCCGAGTTCGTGCGGGCGCTGCGCAAGCTGTGCAACGAGCACGGCATTCTGCTGATCGCGGACGAAGTGCAGACGGGTTTTGCACGCACGGGCAAGCTGTTCGCGATGAATCACTATGACGTGGTTCCCGACCTGATGACGATGGCGAAGAGCCTCGCGGGCGGCATGCCGCTGTCGGGTGTGGTCGGGCGTGCGGATGTGATGGATGCGGCTGCGCCGGGCGGACTGGGCGGCACGTACGCGGGCAATCCGCTCGCGGTTGCTTCGGCGCATGCGGTGCTCGACATCATCGACGAAGAGCGGCTCTGCGAGCGGGCTGTGGTGTTGGGGGATCGCCTGAAGGCGAAGTTGACGGCGCTTCAGTCGGAAGTGCCGCTGATCGCCGATGTGCGCGGGCCGGGCGGCATGGTGGCCGTCGAGTTCTGCAAGCCGGGTACGTCGGAGGCGGATGCCGATTTCACGAAGCGCGTGCAGACTCGCGCGCTCGAGCGCGGGTTGCTGTTGCTGGTGTGTGGTGTTTATTCGAACGTTGTTCGGTTTTTGTTCCCGTTGACTATTCAGGATTCGGTCTTCGATGAAGCTGTTTCCATTCTCGAAGAGGTGCTGAAAGAGACTGTTGGCGTAGCGGCCTGA
- the pdxR gene encoding MocR-like pyridoxine biosynthesis transcription factor PdxR, with protein MRASVLSDWLAQRLDRGNGQPIYRQLHRLLQQAILTRELPAGSKVPSSRLLANELGIARNTVTQVYEQLALEGYVSSATGRGTFVADTSPDEIVGSTDAQGAAASHSAPVQQLQQALAPQQSKTQPHAQQPASRALSQRGFRLVAGAGVSKRQWGAFMPGVPDVTRFPARVWSRLHNKYWRRLRPDLLTYAPGGGLSLLRHALADYLRTSRSVRCTPQQIIVTTGIHQSVDLAVRLLSDPGDVIWTEDPCYWGVRSVMHVSGLKSRPIAVDDEGIAPSPDDLAHPPKLMLVTPSHQYPLGMVMSLARRRMLLEYARQNQCWIIEDDYDSEYRYGSRPLASLQGLDTAGQVIYVGSFGKTLFPGLRIGYLVVPEALAESFATASAELYREGQLLQQAMLADFIAEGHFTSHIRKMRTLYGQRRATLLDAAARRYGNALPAVGGDAGLHLVMQLPDGTDDRAVAAAALERNIVVRPLSGYYAESSRAQSGLLIGYACVPDEEIAPAFDTLADAIDTTLPLFA; from the coding sequence ATGCGCGCGAGTGTGTTGTCGGACTGGCTGGCGCAGCGTCTCGACCGTGGCAACGGGCAGCCGATCTATCGGCAGCTGCATCGGCTGCTGCAACAGGCCATCCTGACGCGCGAATTGCCGGCGGGCAGCAAGGTGCCGTCGTCGCGGCTGCTGGCCAACGAACTGGGCATCGCGCGCAACACCGTCACGCAAGTCTACGAACAGCTCGCGCTCGAGGGCTATGTCTCGTCGGCCACCGGGCGCGGCACGTTCGTCGCCGATACTTCGCCCGATGAAATCGTCGGCTCCACGGATGCTCAAGGCGCGGCGGCATCCCATTCTGCGCCTGTACAGCAGTTGCAGCAGGCGTTGGCACCGCAGCAATCGAAAACGCAGCCGCATGCGCAGCAGCCGGCTTCACGCGCGCTGTCGCAGCGCGGCTTCCGGCTGGTCGCGGGCGCGGGAGTGTCGAAGCGTCAGTGGGGCGCGTTCATGCCCGGTGTGCCCGACGTCACGCGTTTTCCGGCGCGCGTGTGGAGCCGGCTGCACAACAAGTACTGGCGGCGTTTGCGTCCCGATCTCCTGACGTATGCGCCGGGCGGCGGCCTGTCTCTCCTGCGGCATGCGCTGGCCGATTACCTGCGCACGTCGCGCTCGGTGCGCTGCACGCCCCAGCAGATCATCGTCACGACGGGTATTCACCAGTCCGTCGATCTCGCCGTGCGCCTGCTGTCCGATCCCGGCGACGTCATCTGGACGGAAGATCCGTGCTATTGGGGCGTGCGCAGCGTGATGCACGTGTCGGGGCTGAAGTCTCGTCCGATCGCCGTCGACGACGAAGGCATCGCGCCATCGCCCGACGATCTCGCGCATCCACCGAAGCTGATGCTCGTCACGCCGTCGCATCAATATCCGCTCGGCATGGTGATGAGCCTCGCGCGGCGGCGGATGCTGCTCGAATATGCGCGGCAGAACCAGTGCTGGATCATCGAAGACGATTACGACAGCGAGTACCGCTATGGCAGCCGTCCGCTTGCGTCGCTTCAGGGGCTCGATACGGCGGGGCAGGTGATTTATGTCGGCAGCTTCGGCAAGACGTTGTTTCCGGGCCTGCGGATCGGCTATCTGGTCGTGCCCGAGGCGCTCGCCGAGAGCTTTGCGACGGCCAGCGCAGAGTTGTACCGCGAAGGGCAGTTGCTGCAGCAGGCGATGCTTGCGGATTTCATCGCCGAGGGGCATTTCACATCGCACATCCGCAAGATGCGCACGCTGTACGGGCAGCGCCGCGCCACCTTGCTCGACGCTGCCGCGCGGCGTTATGGCAATGCGTTGCCGGCCGTGGGCGGCGATGCGGGCCTGCATCTGGTGATGCAACTGCCCGACGGCACCGACGACCGCGCAGTCGCGGCGGCTGCGTTGGAACGCAATATCGTCGTGCGCCCGTTGTCGGGGTATTACGCGGAATCGTCGCGTGCACAGTCGGGCTTGCTGATCGGTTACGCATGCGTGCCCGACGAGGAAATCGCGCCTGCATTCGACACGCTCGCGGACGCCATCGACACGACGTTGCCGCTTTTCGCGTGA
- a CDS encoding DMT family transporter, with protein MQTSVVLLVLLSAMLHASWNAFLRLAEDRVWLLGMMSIPYIAVSAIGVAVLPLPEPAAWPYIAASVVLEFGYCLALIRAYGSGDFGQIYPIARGLSPMLVFAGALVFAHESLKPLAAAGVALVSIGIVSLAFRRDMRFSGESVPYALLTGLFISAYSVVDGIGARVAGNGLSYIMWVYLLWNVPQFLLVWHWRGGAKGLFTSRETMMKGMLSGVIALAAYCLIIEAYRFLPIAMVSALRELSSIFAVLIGFSFMHEKLTAQRVFACTLVTLGAVLIRL; from the coding sequence ATGCAGACCTCCGTCGTCCTACTCGTGCTCTTGTCCGCGATGCTCCACGCGAGCTGGAACGCCTTCCTGCGTCTTGCGGAAGACCGGGTCTGGCTGCTCGGCATGATGTCGATCCCGTACATCGCCGTAAGCGCAATCGGCGTAGCCGTCCTGCCACTGCCAGAGCCGGCCGCATGGCCCTATATCGCCGCGTCGGTCGTGCTCGAGTTCGGCTACTGCCTCGCGCTGATCCGCGCGTACGGCAGCGGGGACTTCGGCCAGATCTATCCGATCGCGCGCGGGCTCTCGCCGATGCTCGTGTTCGCGGGAGCACTCGTGTTCGCGCACGAATCGTTGAAGCCGCTCGCGGCGGCAGGCGTCGCGTTGGTGTCCATCGGCATCGTGTCGCTCGCGTTTCGCCGCGACATGCGTTTTTCGGGCGAAAGCGTACCCTACGCGTTGCTCACCGGACTGTTCATCTCGGCGTACTCCGTCGTCGATGGAATCGGCGCACGCGTCGCGGGCAACGGGCTTAGCTACATCATGTGGGTCTATCTGCTGTGGAACGTGCCGCAGTTCCTGCTCGTGTGGCACTGGCGCGGCGGCGCAAAAGGACTGTTCACGTCGCGCGAGACGATGATGAAAGGCATGCTGTCCGGCGTGATCGCACTGGCCGCGTACTGCCTCATCATCGAGGCCTATCGTTTTCTGCCCATCGCCATGGTGTCGGCACTGCGCGAACTCAGCTCCATTTTCGCGGTGCTGATCGGCTTCTCGTTCATGCACGAAAAGCTCACGGCGCAGCGCGTGTTCGCGTGCACGCTCGTCACGCTCGGCGCAGTTTTGATCCGTCTATAG
- the phnE gene encoding phosphonate ABC transporter, permease protein PhnE, translating to MNAAELSAHRSTPSADQPNPSQKAMAAAAGKRSWVSLLGWIALIAALGLSWRAADMRPLDLLSDSGNMGQFAKDFFPPDFTEWRMYVHEMGVTLAVAVWGTALSILCAIPFGLLSAHNMAPAWVVQPVRRLMDACRAINEMVFAMLFIVAVGLGPFAGVLALWVHTTGVLAKLFAEAVEAIDERPAEGVRATGATSLDEIVYGVLPQVLPLWISYALYRFESNVRSAMVVGMVGAGGIGVVLYESIRSFNYSQTAAVILMVIVVVTVIDVVSARLRERVI from the coding sequence ATGAACGCAGCCGAACTGAGCGCCCATCGCTCGACGCCTTCGGCCGATCAGCCGAATCCCTCGCAGAAAGCGATGGCCGCTGCGGCGGGCAAACGCAGCTGGGTTTCGCTGCTCGGCTGGATCGCGTTGATCGCGGCGCTCGGCCTGTCGTGGCGGGCCGCCGACATGCGCCCGCTCGATCTGCTGTCCGATTCAGGCAACATGGGGCAGTTCGCGAAAGACTTCTTTCCGCCCGACTTCACCGAATGGCGCATGTATGTACACGAGATGGGCGTGACGCTCGCGGTCGCGGTATGGGGCACGGCGCTTTCCATTCTGTGTGCGATTCCGTTCGGCTTGCTGTCCGCGCACAACATGGCGCCCGCCTGGGTCGTGCAGCCCGTGCGCCGACTGATGGATGCGTGCCGCGCGATCAACGAAATGGTGTTCGCGATGCTGTTCATCGTTGCCGTCGGTCTCGGGCCGTTTGCGGGTGTGCTTGCACTGTGGGTGCATACGACGGGCGTGCTTGCCAAGCTGTTCGCCGAAGCCGTCGAGGCTATTGATGAGCGTCCCGCGGAGGGCGTTCGCGCGACGGGCGCGACAAGTCTCGATGAGATCGTTTATGGCGTGCTGCCGCAAGTCTTGCCACTGTGGATTTCGTATGCGTTGTATCGGTTCGAGTCGAATGTGCGCTCAGCGATGGTCGTCGGGATGGTGGGCGCCGGAGGCATCGGCGTCGTGCTCTATGAATCGATTCGCTCGTTCAACTATTCGCAGACTGCGGCTGTGATATTGATGGTTATTGTTGTTGTCACTGTCATTGATGTGGTGTCTGCCCGGCTTCGCGAGCGGGTTATATAA
- the phnD gene encoding phosphonate ABC transporter substrate-binding protein: MKLLRSLLVCVAAVSAFAGSAVHAEDLNLGIISTDSSAVLKQRWQPLIDDLNKQTGLNVKAFFATDYAGIIEGMRFNKVQVAYLGNASAIEAVDRSNGEVFAKTMYANGDAGYYSVLITNANSRFKTLDDVFRNTRDVTLGFGDPNSTSGSLVPGYYLFAQHNAPVRTSFKTVLPSSHEANLLAVVNNKVDIATNNTEMLDTLKKQHPDRFAQVRVLWQSPLIPSDPLVWRKDLPDATKEKLRKFFYNYAETDAREKSVMANIFSYSGFSPSTDAQSQPIRQIKLFEQKQKIEADASLSDSDRKTQIAAIDAKLSALNTQKQ; encoded by the coding sequence ATGAAACTCCTGCGCTCTCTGCTGGTCTGCGTCGCGGCCGTGTCGGCTTTCGCCGGCTCCGCCGTCCATGCCGAAGACCTCAATCTCGGCATCATCTCGACGGACTCGTCGGCCGTGCTCAAGCAGCGCTGGCAACCGCTCATCGATGACCTGAACAAGCAGACGGGTCTGAACGTCAAGGCGTTCTTCGCAACCGACTACGCAGGCATCATCGAAGGCATGCGCTTTAACAAGGTGCAGGTTGCGTATCTCGGCAACGCATCGGCGATTGAAGCCGTCGATCGTTCGAATGGCGAAGTGTTCGCGAAGACCATGTACGCGAACGGCGATGCCGGCTACTACTCCGTGCTGATCACGAACGCGAACAGCCGCTTCAAGACACTCGACGATGTCTTCAGGAACACGAGGGACGTGACCCTCGGCTTCGGAGATCCGAACTCGACGTCGGGGTCGCTGGTGCCCGGCTACTACCTGTTCGCGCAGCACAACGCGCCTGTGCGCACGTCGTTCAAGACGGTGCTGCCGTCGAGCCACGAAGCGAACCTCCTTGCCGTCGTGAACAACAAGGTGGACATCGCGACGAACAACACCGAAATGCTCGACACGTTGAAAAAGCAGCATCCCGATCGTTTCGCGCAGGTGCGCGTGTTGTGGCAATCGCCGCTGATTCCGTCGGACCCGCTGGTGTGGCGCAAGGATCTGCCGGACGCGACGAAGGAGAAGCTGCGCAAGTTCTTCTACAACTATGCGGAGACCGACGCACGCGAGAAGTCGGTGATGGCGAACATCTTCAGCTATAGCGGTTTCTCGCCGTCGACGGATGCGCAGTCGCAGCCGATTCGCCAGATCAAGCTGTTCGAGCAAAAGCAGAAGATCGAAGCCGATGCATCGCTGTCGGATTCCGATCGCAAGACGCAGATCGCCGCCATCGACGCGAAACTGTCCGCGCTGAACACGCAAAAGCAATGA
- the phnC gene encoding phosphonate ABC transporter ATP-binding protein, with the protein MEAIRIERLSKTFGNGRKALDEIDLRIGQGEMVALIGASGSGKSTLLRHIAGFTVSDAQPSQISILGRPIQQDGRIVREVRSIRRDIGFVFQQFNLVNRLTVEANVLIGALARLPLWRRLTGCFPRGERELSMSALNEVGISEHARERASNLSGGQQQRAALARALVQQARIILADEPIASLDPESSRRVMDMLRTLNIEHRLTVLVSLHQVDIAMQYCQRAVAMRRERIVYDGPSSALTPVLLQKLYGDDARELREDTQQPDGAANAA; encoded by the coding sequence ATGGAAGCAATCCGCATCGAACGTCTGAGCAAGACGTTCGGCAACGGCCGCAAGGCGCTCGACGAAATCGACCTGCGCATCGGGCAAGGCGAAATGGTCGCGCTGATCGGTGCATCGGGCTCGGGTAAGTCGACACTGTTGCGTCATATTGCGGGCTTCACAGTGTCGGATGCGCAGCCTTCACAGATTTCGATTCTCGGCCGGCCGATCCAGCAGGACGGGCGGATCGTGCGCGAAGTGCGCAGCATCCGCCGCGACATCGGTTTCGTATTCCAGCAGTTCAATCTCGTGAACCGGCTGACGGTCGAAGCAAACGTGCTGATCGGCGCACTCGCGCGCCTGCCGCTGTGGCGCCGTCTCACCGGCTGTTTCCCGCGCGGCGAGCGCGAGCTGTCGATGTCGGCCTTGAACGAGGTTGGCATCAGCGAACATGCGCGCGAGCGTGCGTCGAATCTCTCGGGCGGACAGCAGCAGCGCGCCGCGCTCGCACGTGCACTCGTGCAGCAAGCGCGCATCATCCTCGCCGACGAGCCGATCGCTTCGCTTGACCCCGAGTCGTCGCGCCGCGTGATGGACATGCTGCGTACGCTGAACATCGAGCATCGGCTAACGGTGCTGGTTTCGCTGCATCAAGTCGATATCGCGATGCAGTACTGCCAGCGCGCAGTCGCGATGCGGCGCGAGAGGATCGTCTACGACGGTCCCTCTTCCGCGCTCACGCCCGTGCTCTTGCAAAAGCTATATGGCGACGATGCGCGCGAGCTGCGCGAAGACACGCAGCAGCCGGACGGCGCAGCGAATGCCGCGTAG
- a CDS encoding M14 family zinc carboxypeptidase, with amino-acid sequence MRAFSLLPDSFAEYDDLKALLDEGARSFDIESVADVEVAGRTFEVYVASIGSSDPQAPAVGFFGGIHGLERIGSRLVLEYMRSLLSRLTWDELLLQQLDSIRIYIVPIVNPGGMWAATRANPNGVDLMRNAPQDAEERVPLLAGGQRVGSWLPWYRGRRGAPMEGEAEALLGVVAQELATRPLSFALDCHSGYGWSDSIWFPYAKTRRAMPHLPEMYALKTMFERAHPHHGYTFEPQSHQYLLHGDLWDWAYDRTPSPNIFLPMTLELGSWLWIKKNPRQIFSRQGMFNPVKAHRTARVLRRHANLLDFLTRAAYASERWLPHGSRRDQLLASATDLWYRRKEK; translated from the coding sequence ATGCGCGCTTTCAGTTTGTTGCCTGACAGCTTCGCCGAATACGACGATCTGAAGGCGCTGCTCGACGAGGGCGCGCGTTCGTTCGACATCGAGAGCGTGGCCGACGTCGAAGTAGCAGGCCGCACGTTCGAGGTGTATGTCGCGTCGATTGGATCGAGCGATCCGCAAGCCCCCGCCGTCGGTTTCTTTGGCGGCATTCACGGGCTGGAACGGATCGGCTCCCGGCTCGTGCTCGAATACATGCGCTCGTTGTTGTCCCGGCTCACATGGGACGAACTGCTGCTGCAGCAACTCGACTCCATTCGTATCTACATCGTGCCGATCGTCAATCCCGGCGGCATGTGGGCCGCGACCCGCGCGAATCCGAACGGCGTCGATCTGATGCGCAACGCGCCACAGGACGCCGAGGAACGCGTGCCCCTGCTCGCGGGCGGCCAGCGCGTCGGTTCGTGGCTGCCGTGGTATCGCGGGCGGCGCGGCGCGCCGATGGAAGGGGAGGCGGAAGCGCTGCTGGGCGTCGTCGCACAAGAACTCGCGACGCGGCCGCTGTCGTTCGCACTCGATTGCCATTCGGGCTACGGCTGGAGCGACAGCATCTGGTTTCCGTATGCGAAGACGCGCCGGGCGATGCCGCATCTGCCGGAGATGTACGCGCTGAAGACGATGTTCGAGCGCGCGCATCCGCATCACGGCTACACGTTCGAGCCGCAGAGCCATCAGTACCTGTTGCACGGCGACCTATGGGACTGGGCCTACGACCGCACGCCGTCGCCCAACATCTTTCTGCCAATGACGCTCGAACTCGGCTCGTGGCTATGGATCAAGAAGAACCCGCGCCAGATCTTCTCGCGCCAGGGCATGTTTAATCCCGTGAAGGCGCACCGCACCGCGCGCGTGTTGCGGCGTCACGCGAACCTGCTCGACTTCCTGACGCGCGCGGCGTATGCGTCGGAGCGTTGGCTGCCGCACGGCAGCCGGCGCGACCAGTTGCTAGCCAGCGCAACGGACCTCTGGTACAGGCGCAAAGAGAAATGA